The genomic window CAGCCTCATCGGACAGGTCGGACCGGATCGACAGGGATTTCGGCGAATAGGTTTCGCCAGCGGCATCGGTGATGGTGTCGCGGATATCGGTGCGGATCGCGCGTACATCGTCGAGAGCTTCTATCGCATTGTTAAGGTTGGACACCAAAGCGCTGATCGGGGCGAAGGCCGTGGGGTCGATCTCGCCGCTCTTGCCTTTGAGTAGCGTCAGCAGCGGATTGGTACGGTTGTTTTGGAACTCGGCCACGACGTCGCGGAGCGCTTGGACGAAGGTGAAGCCGATCTCTCGCGCTATCGAGAACATGCCGGGGACGATCCCGCCGATGTCTGGCGAGGTGAGCTCGGTCGGAAAGATGACCGCGTCAAAGTCACCTACCAGTGATCGATATACTTTGGGGTTGCAAAAATCGGCGCTGCTCTTGCCGGTGAAGATCGTCTCGTAGTCCGCGAGGCTCATCTCGCTGCGGAGCGCCGCCAGGCCGGCATGATCGCCGGCGGCAAGCTCGCCAAGCTTCTGCCGAATTACAGCCTTTGGTCGAAAAATCAGATTGTAAGTCGCCCGATCGACGGTAGCGGCGGTGATGTTGCCGGCGCCGTGCAGGAACAACGACTGGATCGTCTCGTCCTGCGAGACATCGGTGAATTCGAGGCTGATAATGATCCAGTGCCCGCGCCACTCGCCGATGCCGCGATGGAAGTCGCGTTCGTCAAGACGGTGAGCCATGCGGAGCAGATTATCGTCGAGCAGCAGCCGGATCGCGCGAAACAGATTCGTCTTGCCCGACCCGTTCTCGCCTATGATTGTGTTTACGCCTTTTTCGAACTTCACCGTCGCGCGGGCAAAGTTTCGGTAATTGACCAGCTGCAGTTTTGATATGTGCATGCATCCCCCGGACTGGAATTTTTGTTGTGATTAGGCGCAATCGGAAAAGCGGCGGATCGGCGGTTTTGGCGAAGGGCGATGATGACTGGTTGAGCGTGTGAGCCCCACGTAACGGTAGAGCAATTACCACAAATGACACTATCTGTTTGTTAATGCGAGATATAGAAAGCAAATATGTGCGGCAATCGGCTGTGTTTGGCGGGATGTGTGGGATTCGAAAGACCTTTATAGGTCAATCGTCCAACGCCCATGTAATGTCGGAAAATGCCGATGGCTGGTTTTCTGTAACCTAAACGAATGACGACTACCCAAGTACTGCTGCGATTGCCATGCTGCGGTACAGTCAGACCGTTTTCCGCCCACCCTGTCGAAGGTCGTCATAGTCCAGGCAGATAGAACTCCGTAATCCCCCGCTTCCCCTCGGCCCGCCCGAGCTGAACGATCACATCGATGGATTTACGGATGTACTCCCGCACCTCGGCAAAGGTCAGCGGCGTGCCGGCCTGCAGCACCATGATCGCCAACCGGTCGATGGCGAGTTCTGCGGTTTCGGCATGGATCGTGGAGACCGATCCGCCATGGCCGGTGTTGATCGCCTCGAGATAGGTCAGGGCCTCGGCGCCGCGCAGCTCGCCGACGATGATCCGGTCAGGTCGCATGCGGAGGGAGGCCTGCAGAAGGGCGTTGGCGCTGCGTTGTGAGCCGGAACCGCGGTCGGCCAGGAGGGCGACGGTGTTGGGCTGGCCGGGGAAGAGCTCAAAAGCGTCCTCAATGGTGATCAGCCGTTCGTGCTCACTGACATGGGTCAGGAGGTGGCGAGCGAACGTGGTTTTGCCGGTTGAGGTGCCGCCGCTGATCAGGACGTTGAGCCGCGCCTCGACCAGGGTTTGCAGCGCGGCCTCAAGGTTCTCTTCGGCGAGGGAGGCGATGTTTTTCATCTTCTCGGCGCGGAGGGCATCGAGCGAGACGGCCTTGCCGAACAGATATGTCGGCACGTAGTCCCGAACGTTGCCCGAGGCGAAGAGGCGGATTGTGATCGAGGCCCCGCGATCTATGGCGGGCGGCACGGCGACCTGGACACGGAGGGGGCGGCCTGCATATTCCACCTTGCCGGAGACGAGAGGGTTCTTTTCAGAGACGCGGGCCTTGGCGTCGCCGACGATGGTCTGGGCCATGTTGAGGGCGGTGGTGCGATCCACGGTCTGACCTTCGTGGCGCATAGTTGCGTCGCCTGCGACTTCGAGCCAGACCTTGCCGTCCGGGTTGATCGCGATCTCGACCACGTCATCGCGTCTCAGAAGGTCGCGGAACGGGTCGAGATAACGCTCGAGGTAGGAGGCTGGTGACGCCTGCTCCATCATTTCGGTGGTTCCGGTAATATTGAATCTGGTTTCGCTGCCTCTCGCCTGCGGCTCGAACGCGAAACCCGATGCTTCTTTTTCATTGTGAACCGGAACCCCCGTAGATCACCACATCCCGGTCCACGAGCACGGTGACCGAGGCGCCCTGATCGACATAGATCGTCGGCGCGATCGAGACCTGATCGGCGATGACGGACCCGACCGCGTCCTGCAGATCGCTGCCGACATCGCCCAGAACGATGCTGGTCGTCTCGTTGTTGGTGCTTTCTGCCGCCACGGCAGGTGCCGCCCCGATCACGGAAATCAGCGCTGCCCCGCCGAAGCGTTCAGCGAACTTGGTGTCGACCAGACCGGTCAGGCCCGAGCGGCCGAGCTGGTCCCCGCCCACGGCGGCGATCTCCATCGAGGTGCCGTCCGGGGCCAGGACGCGGGTCCAGAGGATCAGGATGCGCTTCTGGTGCATGTCGATCCCGGAACGGTATTGGCCAAAAAGGCGGGAGCCACGGGGGATCAGGATCCGGTCCCCGGAAAAGGCCGGGACCGGTTCAGACACGACGGCGAC from Celeribacter baekdonensis includes these protein-coding regions:
- the virB11 gene encoding P-type DNA transfer ATPase VirB11; this encodes MEQASPASYLERYLDPFRDLLRRDDVVEIAINPDGKVWLEVAGDATMRHEGQTVDRTTALNMAQTIVGDAKARVSEKNPLVSGKVEYAGRPLRVQVAVPPAIDRGASITIRLFASGNVRDYVPTYLFGKAVSLDALRAEKMKNIASLAEENLEAALQTLVEARLNVLISGGTSTGKTTFARHLLTHVSEHERLITIEDAFELFPGQPNTVALLADRGSGSQRSANALLQASLRMRPDRIIVGELRGAEALTYLEAINTGHGGSVSTIHAETAELAIDRLAIMVLQAGTPLTFAEVREYIRKSIDVIVQLGRAEGKRGITEFYLPGL